In the Rhizobium sp. Pop5 genome, one interval contains:
- a CDS encoding nitrate- and nitrite sensing domain-containing protein — translation MSRLPLSLLLMILAIIPLTAFVIIGVSTSLGYYREYSTFRSAQTTQRLGREGGFLAQAIAAEAFAGADVRRAKQAASDRAFTAVFSAYDSWKKAFDDPAIERAVQIIRERRDNIDSFRRRVDDGTASEAEGAVALRPAALAGLELVRRTGATVNDLDLARQITGFHALMQITEASLLEIRPGRAYVKNSAMSVDLFSSLLQSKNLKQLYVPAMQEFLPADLVKSYDDFEASAAGKFIAGVRDQMYANQPGVSFPPRRWIDGMKSPNSGLLC, via the coding sequence ATGTCGAGACTGCCGCTATCTCTACTTTTAATGATTTTGGCAATTATCCCGTTGACGGCGTTCGTAATCATCGGAGTATCAACATCACTGGGATATTACCGAGAATACTCTACCTTCCGCAGCGCACAAACAACGCAGCGACTTGGGCGGGAAGGCGGATTCCTCGCCCAAGCTATAGCGGCGGAAGCGTTTGCAGGCGCCGACGTGCGTCGGGCAAAGCAAGCTGCATCGGACAGGGCTTTTACAGCGGTCTTTTCCGCTTACGACTCTTGGAAAAAGGCATTCGACGATCCGGCCATAGAACGGGCGGTACAGATCATTCGTGAAAGGCGGGACAATATCGATAGCTTCCGCCGGCGCGTCGATGACGGAACGGCTAGCGAGGCGGAGGGAGCTGTTGCTTTGCGCCCGGCTGCCCTTGCGGGCTTGGAGCTCGTCCGTCGCACTGGGGCGACTGTCAATGATTTGGATTTAGCACGCCAAATTACCGGTTTTCACGCGCTCATGCAGATCACGGAAGCTAGTTTGCTGGAGATCAGGCCCGGCCGAGCCTACGTCAAAAATTCAGCCATGTCCGTCGATCTATTTTCGTCCCTCTTACAGTCAAAAAATCTAAAGCAGCTTTATGTGCCTGCGATGCAGGAATTTCTCCCCGCCGATCTCGTCAAATCTTATGACGACTTCGAGGCCAGCGCCGCAGGCAAGTTCATCGCGGGCGTTCGCGATCAGATGTATGCAAACCAGCCAGGCGTTTCCTTCCCCCCGAGACGTTGGATCGATGGAATGAAATCACCCAACAGCGGGCTGCTTTGTTGA
- a CDS encoding methyl-accepting chemotaxis protein, with protein sequence MTALIMRTGDELDEMAFQRYADLRNAFIGYSGATLLIMSTVLILCISVVRRISSSIRTLTSRMKALAEGDTSAPVPLTIRRDEIGDMARCLEFFRGAAIQKSNLETSAEAERIRSDQEKLDIQVRAEKEAEERLIRATTALATGLKRMADGDLIYEIEEPLAPQFESLRRDFNASIRQLRDVLVTVGHSVETVTNGSSGVSAASENLSRRTEQQAASLEETAAALEEITVNVASTTKRTAEARGAVQQMRDHAEMSGRVVRDAIGAMNRIENSSKQISQIISVIDAIAFQTNLLALNAGVEAARAGDAGKGFAVVAQEVRELAQRSATAAKEIKDLIGNSALAVDEGVRLVSETGSGLRTIEELVQDVNLHMDAIATASQEQSSGLREINGAVNHMDHATQENASMVAEMNTAGSHLAQESQSLAALLKHFHFKDESGKPQKVTGELGKSFPPGQTMVDRGDYPMRRGNLVLAPSNDDWQAF encoded by the coding sequence TTGACCGCACTCATTATGCGCACCGGCGACGAGTTGGACGAGATGGCATTTCAGCGTTACGCCGATCTTCGCAATGCCTTTATCGGCTACTCCGGCGCCACGCTTCTGATCATGTCTACGGTACTCATTTTGTGCATTTCGGTCGTTCGGAGAATTTCAAGCTCCATTCGGACTCTGACAAGCCGAATGAAGGCACTCGCAGAAGGCGATACGTCGGCGCCGGTGCCCTTGACGATCCGACGCGACGAGATCGGGGACATGGCGCGTTGCCTTGAGTTTTTCCGCGGCGCGGCCATACAGAAAAGTAACCTGGAGACATCCGCGGAAGCTGAGCGCATTCGTTCTGACCAAGAGAAGCTGGATATTCAGGTAAGGGCGGAAAAAGAAGCAGAAGAGCGCCTCATCCGAGCGACGACGGCATTGGCAACCGGGTTGAAGCGGATGGCGGATGGAGACTTGATTTATGAGATTGAGGAGCCGTTAGCGCCACAGTTTGAAAGTTTGCGCAGGGATTTCAACGCTTCCATTCGTCAGCTCCGGGACGTGCTTGTTACCGTCGGCCATTCAGTCGAAACGGTCACGAATGGCAGCTCGGGCGTCTCGGCCGCATCTGAAAATCTTTCAAGACGCACGGAGCAGCAGGCGGCTTCGCTCGAGGAAACTGCAGCGGCGTTGGAGGAGATAACCGTCAACGTTGCATCGACCACGAAGAGGACGGCTGAGGCGCGCGGAGCCGTCCAACAGATGCGAGATCATGCGGAAATGTCCGGTCGGGTTGTACGCGATGCTATCGGCGCCATGAATCGCATTGAAAACTCCTCCAAGCAGATTTCCCAGATCATCAGCGTCATCGACGCGATCGCCTTCCAAACGAACCTCCTGGCGCTGAACGCCGGCGTCGAAGCAGCGCGTGCTGGCGACGCGGGAAAAGGCTTTGCGGTTGTTGCCCAGGAGGTCAGGGAGCTTGCACAGCGCTCAGCGACAGCGGCAAAAGAAATCAAGGATCTCATCGGCAATTCAGCTCTTGCCGTCGACGAAGGCGTAAGGCTCGTGAGTGAAACCGGATCGGGCCTGAGAACGATTGAAGAGCTTGTGCAGGATGTAAATCTTCATATGGACGCAATCGCAACGGCCTCCCAGGAACAATCGTCGGGCCTGCGCGAGATCAACGGCGCGGTTAACCATATGGACCATGCCACTCAAGAAAATGCGAGCATGGTCGCGGAGATGAATACTGCAGGATCGCACCTCGCTCAAGAGAGCCAAAGCCTAGCCGCACTGTTGAAACATTTCCACTTCAAAGACGAGAGCGGGAAGCCACAGAAGGTCACGGGCGAACTTGGGAAGAGCTTCCCGCCCGGTCAGACAATGGTTGACCGCGGAGACTATCCGATGCGCCGTGGTAACCTGGTGCTCGCGCCTTCGAATGATGATTGGCAAGCGTTCTAA